The genomic segment TGGACGTATCAGTCAGAAGGCGAGTGGGTTTTGTTCGACAAAGTCGAGGCTGATCAAAATCGGCTGCGCTTGGAAAAAAAGCAGCGGAAAAAATGGGAGTCTAGTGAAGTGCAAGGAATCGAAAATCGTTGGCTTCGTTGTAGAGTGAAGCCAGGCATGATTCATGAATGGATGAAAAATGGCGGGAGCACCTCCCTGACCCAAATCCAGTTGAAGACGGATTATTTGCCGACAGATGATTCGGAGGGCCTTGCACCCGACATGCTTTTCTCCAATGATGTGCAGGTTTCTGGGAGTGGCGGCCTTGCGTTTGGCGAGCAGCTCGCACCGTATGGCATGTTTTTTTTGTCCTGTGAGGAGGCGCTGACGAAGCCTGGAAGTACGGTTGCCCTTCGTTTTTGGATGAAGACGGTGCCTTATCCCGCTACGCATCTGTCACAACCGGAACCGAAATGGAAATGGATCATGAAGGAGTCTTCCTTTGACCCTCCTGCGACGACACCCGTCACGGTCAGCAAGGTGGTATGGGAATACTGGAATGGCAGTGGATGGATGGTGCTCCTGTCAGGGGAGGAGTATGAAAAGAGGTTTGCTGGTACCGATACGATTGAGGAGATTGTGGTTGCCTTTACGTGTCCAGATGATTTGCAGCCGACGACAGTGCAATCACAGCCAGGTTATTGGATTCGAGTGAGAATTCTTCAGGTGGAAGGCTTATATGGTCCGAATCCTGTATACATGGCCCCGTGGCTGGAAGACATGCGATTGACCTACTCGTACCGGGAGTCCCTCCATGGGCCGGAAGCGATTCTCACACAGAACGACTTGGATTGGAAGCAACCTGTCCGTACAGGCAATCATCAGGCTAGCTTCCAGCCGTTTTTGACGTCCGAATGCTTGCATCCCGCCATCTACTTCGGATTTGAACAGCCGCCTTTACAAGGACCGCTCTCTTTCTACTTTTCTTTCCTGCCGATGGAAGAATCCTCAGGGTCCACTCCTGTTGTGCAATGGGAGTATAAGCACGGGGACACAGGGACAACGTCTTGGGCCAAGCTGCAGACGATTGATCAGACCTCTGGTTTTACGGAAAGTGGTACCGTCCGTTTCGCTGGTCCTTTTGATATGGGAAAAAGCAAAATGTTTGAGCGAGAGCGTTATTGGATTCGCGCCGTCCATGTAGACAATCGGCTTGGGGGAGGCACTTCGGATGCACGACATCCCGTGCTAAGCGGCTTTTATCCGAATACGATACGAGCTATTCAACAGGAGACGATTCGCAATGAAATGGCGGAGCGGATAGCAGAGGGGCCACAAGCCGAGTACAGACTCATCCGACATCCCGTCATGGGGGAAGAAGTATGGATAGATGAAACAGGCTACTTTTTGCCGAGCGAACGAAAGAGCTGGCTGGAACATCCAGAAAATCGGGTGGAGCTTCTCTATGATTCTGAAGGGAACGAGCAAAAATGCTGGGTTCTGTGGAAGCGAGTAGCGCATCTGCACGATTCTGGCCCGGATGATCGTCATTACTGCCTGGAGAGCGCTACTGGAAAAATTATATTTGGCGATGGCCGACACGGTAGGGAGCTTCCACAAACCGGACTCGGTTCCGTGAGGGTGACGTATAAGGTTGGTGGGGGAACAGCAGGAAATCTTCCAGCCGGGCAGTTGAATCAACTGGAACAATCGATTCCGTTTGTCCAAGCTGTCCGCAATCCGGTGCCTGCGATTGGGGGCAGTGATCGGGAAATGCTGACGGAAGCTTTGCAGCGCGGTCCTCAGACAATCAAGCATCGCTATCGGGCGGTGACGGCTGAAGACTTCGAATGGCTCGTCCGTGAAGCCCATCCGGGGATAGCCAAAGTGAAGTGTTTGCCGAATCGGAACAGTCGTCTGCAAAGAGAAGCAGGGCATGTCACTGTGATCGTATTGCCCGCAGCCGGAAGCTTTGGCACACAATTTTTGGAGCTTCAGCGTTCTGTCACGAACTACTTGCTTACACATGCGGCAGCGACGGTAGCCTCCCCCGAGCGGATTCATGTGAGGGAGCCTGTCTACTTGGAAATTGCGGTGACAGCAGAGCTGGCAGTGGGGTCTTTGGAGGAAATCGTTGAGGTGGAGCTGGAGTCACTCGGCAAGCTCGCGCGATTCCTTGACCCGATATCGGGAAATCTGCACGGTGGGGGCTGGGAAATCGGACAACGTGTGCACCCGTCGCTCTTGTTT from the Brevibacillus brevis genome contains:
- a CDS encoding putative baseplate assembly protein; the encoded protein is MKPPLVDPRDMQAVIRKMREMVPFYTPEWRFTPEDPDAGTALFLLFADMLMNNRERLNQVPERNFIAFLNMLGVGMAQARPAETFVTFELSTGVQKPVWIPAGTKVSGKSALGDEVIFETDQPMLATPSLPTDLLFTNGSRDFLTDVTNWLGTNAPLSLLDCKTLPNHQAHCWYLGHENLFCLGESASIQLTMISNQERYLESLLTEKLANPELVEWTYQSEGEWVLFDKVEADQNRLRLEKKQRKKWESSEVQGIENRWLRCRVKPGMIHEWMKNGGSTSLTQIQLKTDYLPTDDSEGLAPDMLFSNDVQVSGSGGLAFGEQLAPYGMFFLSCEEALTKPGSTVALRFWMKTVPYPATHLSQPEPKWKWIMKESSFDPPATTPVTVSKVVWEYWNGSGWMVLLSGEEYEKRFAGTDTIEEIVVAFTCPDDLQPTTVQSQPGYWIRVRILQVEGLYGPNPVYMAPWLEDMRLTYSYRESLHGPEAILTQNDLDWKQPVRTGNHQASFQPFLTSECLHPAIYFGFEQPPLQGPLSFYFSFLPMEESSGSTPVVQWEYKHGDTGTTSWAKLQTIDQTSGFTESGTVRFAGPFDMGKSKMFERERYWIRAVHVDNRLGGGTSDARHPVLSGFYPNTIRAIQQETIRNEMAERIAEGPQAEYRLIRHPVMGEEVWIDETGYFLPSERKSWLEHPENRVELLYDSEGNEQKCWVLWKRVAHLHDSGPDDRHYCLESATGKIIFGDGRHGRELPQTGLGSVRVTYKVGGGTAGNLPAGQLNQLEQSIPFVQAVRNPVPAIGGSDREMLTEALQRGPQTIKHRYRAVTAEDFEWLVREAHPGIAKVKCLPNRNSRLQREAGHVTVIVLPAAGSFGTQFLELQRSVTNYLLTHAAATVASPERIHVREPVYLEIAVTAELAVGSLEEIVEVELESLGKLARFLDPISGNLHGGGWEIGQRVHPSLLFALLKSVKGVRFVDHLTLAVFRTENGQRKELLASEYEMIIHGIVTEGAHRISVRVHESQAAYPPKH